Proteins encoded together in one Chitinophaga sp. LS1 window:
- a CDS encoding TlpA family protein disulfide reductase, translating to MSLLPVLFYLTFAVGTVQPDVVFKDENNKEISLNALKGKVVFINFWATWCGPCKQELPSIHKLKQAFRDNNKIVFLFVDVDGDLGKSKAFMKKHKYDLPVFAPKSPIPSNFLGNAVPTTVIIDKKGRMVGHIEGSMDYSTKEVIKGLKDLTDS from the coding sequence ATGTCTTTACTACCCGTTTTGTTTTACCTGACCTTCGCTGTCGGCACCGTACAACCCGATGTTGTTTTCAAAGATGAAAATAACAAAGAAATATCCCTGAATGCCCTCAAAGGCAAAGTCGTTTTTATCAACTTCTGGGCTACCTGGTGCGGACCTTGCAAACAGGAGCTGCCCTCTATTCATAAGCTGAAACAGGCATTCAGAGATAATAATAAAATTGTGTTCCTCTTTGTAGACGTAGATGGTGATCTGGGTAAATCAAAAGCTTTTATGAAAAAGCATAAATATGACCTGCCGGTGTTTGCGCCTAAAAGTCCGATACCTTCCAACTTCCTGGGAAATGCAGTGCCCACCACAGTGATCATTGACAAGAAGGGGCGAATGGTTGGCCATATTGAAGGAAGTATGGATTATTCAACCAAAGAGGTGATAAAAGGATTGAAAGATCTGACTGATTCGTAA
- the dapF gene encoding diaminopimelate epimerase yields the protein MSAIHFYKYQGTGNDFVIMDNRNGQYDFLTEEQVHFLCDRRFGIGADGLMLLNRQEGYDFGMKYYNADGRESSMCGNGGRCLVAFARKMGLNSEVLKFIAIDGPHEATMKGTDWVNLKMQDVNGVEVGNLYFYLNTGSPHFVKFVENVKALDVYEEGRQIRYNERFKAVGTNVNFVQPTDNGIFVRTYERGVEDETYSCGTGVTAAALMTSGTEEKTYTVPVQTLGGGLEVRFTKTGERAYEDIWLCGPATLVFEGEIDIPAK from the coding sequence ATGTCAGCAATACATTTTTACAAATACCAGGGGACCGGCAATGACTTCGTCATTATGGACAATCGCAACGGCCAATATGATTTTCTCACTGAAGAACAGGTGCATTTTCTCTGTGACCGCCGCTTTGGCATCGGTGCAGATGGGTTGATGCTATTGAACAGGCAGGAAGGCTATGACTTTGGTATGAAATATTACAATGCTGACGGCCGGGAAAGTAGTATGTGTGGTAATGGAGGCCGTTGTCTGGTGGCTTTTGCCCGCAAAATGGGATTGAATAGCGAGGTGCTGAAGTTTATCGCCATTGATGGTCCGCACGAAGCGACCATGAAAGGTACTGATTGGGTAAACCTGAAAATGCAGGATGTGAATGGCGTAGAAGTGGGCAATCTCTATTTTTACCTGAATACCGGTTCGCCACACTTTGTAAAGTTCGTGGAGAATGTGAAAGCCCTTGATGTATATGAAGAAGGCAGACAGATCCGCTATAATGAGCGTTTTAAGGCAGTGGGTACGAATGTAAATTTTGTTCAGCCTACTGATAATGGCATCTTTGTTCGTACCTATGAAAGAGGCGTGGAAGATGAAACCTACTCGTGCGGAACAGGCGTTACTGCTGCTGCACTGATGACTTCCGGCACGGAAGAGAAGACTTATACCGTTCCTGTTCAGACCCTTGGCGGTGGACTGGAAGTACGTTTTACCAAAACCGGCGAACGAGCTTATGAAGACATCTGGTTGTGTGGTCCTGCTACCCTTGTATTTGAAGGAGAGATCGATATACCGGCTAAATAA
- a CDS encoding MarR family winged helix-turn-helix transcriptional regulator yields MTKNQTFSDFTDSLGILKGAFKARIRASFKEHNIPLTTEMLQVMRVLWKKDGVKQQEIADAIFKDKVSIVYLLDNMTKRGLLERREDIADRRNKIIVLTAEGKKMRSIVEPLLNELMADAVRNVSKDDLTKATGIFQTIIKTLQEG; encoded by the coding sequence ATGACTAAAAACCAGACGTTTTCAGATTTTACGGATTCACTCGGGATATTAAAGGGGGCTTTCAAAGCGCGGATACGTGCCTCTTTCAAGGAACATAATATTCCACTTACCACTGAGATGCTGCAGGTCATGCGCGTACTTTGGAAAAAAGACGGCGTGAAACAACAAGAGATCGCGGACGCTATTTTCAAAGACAAAGTAAGTATTGTGTACCTGCTGGATAATATGACTAAAAGAGGATTGTTGGAACGCAGGGAAGACATCGCCGATCGCAGAAATAAGATCATCGTCCTTACAGCTGAAGGCAAAAAAATGCGCAGTATTGTGGAACCATTGCTGAATGAATTGATGGCAGATGCAGTACGAAATGTATCAAAAGACGATCTGACGAAAGCGACTGGCATTTTTCAGACGATTATAAAAACATTACAGGAAGGGTAA